From Nicotiana tabacum cultivar K326 chromosome 15, ASM71507v2, whole genome shotgun sequence, the proteins below share one genomic window:
- the LOC107764911 gene encoding inositol 1,3,4-trisphosphate 5/6-kinase 4 isoform X1, with the protein MCGVKGIVLDASVLLAADKNDDENGSVSLGPGADYVLRKLRYSKILTGISYGPDLSASKVRLLQEKARVYSYNCFVFQSTTIDNFVSEVSLAWGDHSGSYMHVVSSYMDEEISPFISSDWLFTVLRSSGKVSDVEYSPGTENPGKIFINKLEELPLTICSLNKKAMGKEVKTVGYLMKPSREEDFAKRGAFPLNPTPDGLTFVALNYELPMSWQLKEVDGILHKSTDDIIAVEMSSSSDFENKVTYTEGMEQLQRYIRCHPDCCVIDPFSNIYPVLDRLKIQQTLGGLENLNSKSCSKIRGPHFLKVVDFCEPELEDKLADAKLSLPNIVKPQVACGVADAHSMAIVFKADSYKDLNVPLPAIVQEYVDHSSTMFKFYVVGKKIFFAIKKSTPNADILIKLAEEKALKPLLFDSLKSLPVDKDNQQKSQDEDNKRIDHELVTDAANWLRKALDLTIFGFDVVIQEGTGDHVIVDVNYLPSFKEVPDEVAIPTFWEAIKEKLTGKKSTEAAILL; encoded by the exons atgTGTGGGGTGAAAGGTATAGTGCTGGACGCTTCAGTTCTGTTGGCAGCCGAtaaaaatgatgatgaaaatggaagTGTCTCTCTTGGGCCTGGAGCTGATTATGTTCTTCGCAAGCTTCGATACTCCAAAATCCTCACT GGTATATCTTATGGACCTGATCTTTCTGCTTCTAAG GTGCGCCTGCTCCAAGAAAAAGCAAGAGTATATTCCTACAATTGTTTTGTCTTTCAGTCAACAACCATAGACAACTTTGTAAGTGAGGTTTCACTAGCATGGGGCGACCATTCTGGAAGTTATATGCATGTAGTTTCCAGTTACATGGACGAGGAGATTTCCCCATTCATAAGTTCTGACTGGCTGTTCACCGTTCTTC GATCTTCGGGAAAAGTGTCAG ATGTTGAATATAGTCCTGGAACTGAAAATCCAGGGAAGATTTTCATTAACAAACTTGAAGAATTGCCTCTGACTATCTGCAGTTTGAATAAGAAG GCAATGGGCAAGGAAGTCAAGACAGTTGGTTACTTGATGAAGCCTTCTCGTGAAGAAGATTTTGCCAAG AGAGGTGCATTCCCCTTAAATCCTACACCAGACGGATTAACTTTTGTGGCCCTTAACTACGAGCTCCCTATGTCATGGCAGTTAAAAGAAGTTGACGGCATTCTACATAAATCAACTGATGACATCATTGCTGTTGAAATGAGCAGCTCTTCAGATTTTGAAAACAAAGTTACTTATACAGAGGGCATGGAACAGTTACAAAG GTACATCAGATGCCATCCTGACTGTTGTGTGATTGACCCATTCAGCAACATTTATCCTGTTCTTGATCGGTTGAAAATACAGCAGACTCTAGGTGGTTTGGAAAATCTTAATAGCAAAAGCTGCAGTAAAATCAGGGGTCCCCATTTTCTAAAG GTTGTTGATTTTTGTGAGCCCGAATTGGAAGACAAGCTAGCCGATGCAAAACTGTCGCTTCCAAATATTGTAAAACCTCAAGTTGCTTGTGGAGTTGCCGACGCTCACAGCATG GCCATTGTCTTCAAAGCAGACAGCTACAAAGACCTCAATGTCCCTCTTCCAGCTATTGTGCAG GAATATGTGGATCATTCATCCACTATGTTCAAGTTTTACGTTGTAGGGAAGAAGATTTTCTTTGCAATTAAGAAGTCTACACCTAATGCTGATATCTTGATAAAGTTAGCTGAGGAAAAGGCACTGAAGCCATTACTTTTTGATAG CTTAAAATCTCTGCCTGTTGACAAAGACAATCAGCAAAAAAGTCAAGATGAAGATAATAAACGAATTGATCATGAGCTAGTCACTGATGCTGCAAATTGGTTGAGAAAGGCGCTTGACCTTACCATATTTGGGTTTGATGTTGTG ATCCAGGAAGGCACTGGTGACCATGTCATCGTTGATGTAAATTACCTTCCATCATTTAAGGAAGTTCCGGATGAGGTTGCAATTCCCACATTCTGGGAAGCCATAAAGGAAAAGCTGACTGGAAAAAAGAGCACAGAAGCAGCAATACTGTTGTAA
- the LOC107764911 gene encoding inositol 1,3,4-trisphosphate 5/6-kinase 4 isoform X2 gives MHVVSSYMDEEISPFISSDWLFTVLRSSGKVSDVEYSPGTENPGKIFINKLEELPLTICSLNKKAMGKEVKTVGYLMKPSREEDFAKRGAFPLNPTPDGLTFVALNYELPMSWQLKEVDGILHKSTDDIIAVEMSSSSDFENKVTYTEGMEQLQRYIRCHPDCCVIDPFSNIYPVLDRLKIQQTLGGLENLNSKSCSKIRGPHFLKVVDFCEPELEDKLADAKLSLPNIVKPQVACGVADAHSMAIVFKADSYKDLNVPLPAIVQEYVDHSSTMFKFYVVGKKIFFAIKKSTPNADILIKLAEEKALKPLLFDSLKSLPVDKDNQQKSQDEDNKRIDHELVTDAANWLRKALDLTIFGFDVVIQEGTGDHVIVDVNYLPSFKEVPDEVAIPTFWEAIKEKLTGKKSTEAAILL, from the exons ATGCATGTAGTTTCCAGTTACATGGACGAGGAGATTTCCCCATTCATAAGTTCTGACTGGCTGTTCACCGTTCTTC GATCTTCGGGAAAAGTGTCAG ATGTTGAATATAGTCCTGGAACTGAAAATCCAGGGAAGATTTTCATTAACAAACTTGAAGAATTGCCTCTGACTATCTGCAGTTTGAATAAGAAG GCAATGGGCAAGGAAGTCAAGACAGTTGGTTACTTGATGAAGCCTTCTCGTGAAGAAGATTTTGCCAAG AGAGGTGCATTCCCCTTAAATCCTACACCAGACGGATTAACTTTTGTGGCCCTTAACTACGAGCTCCCTATGTCATGGCAGTTAAAAGAAGTTGACGGCATTCTACATAAATCAACTGATGACATCATTGCTGTTGAAATGAGCAGCTCTTCAGATTTTGAAAACAAAGTTACTTATACAGAGGGCATGGAACAGTTACAAAG GTACATCAGATGCCATCCTGACTGTTGTGTGATTGACCCATTCAGCAACATTTATCCTGTTCTTGATCGGTTGAAAATACAGCAGACTCTAGGTGGTTTGGAAAATCTTAATAGCAAAAGCTGCAGTAAAATCAGGGGTCCCCATTTTCTAAAG GTTGTTGATTTTTGTGAGCCCGAATTGGAAGACAAGCTAGCCGATGCAAAACTGTCGCTTCCAAATATTGTAAAACCTCAAGTTGCTTGTGGAGTTGCCGACGCTCACAGCATG GCCATTGTCTTCAAAGCAGACAGCTACAAAGACCTCAATGTCCCTCTTCCAGCTATTGTGCAG GAATATGTGGATCATTCATCCACTATGTTCAAGTTTTACGTTGTAGGGAAGAAGATTTTCTTTGCAATTAAGAAGTCTACACCTAATGCTGATATCTTGATAAAGTTAGCTGAGGAAAAGGCACTGAAGCCATTACTTTTTGATAG CTTAAAATCTCTGCCTGTTGACAAAGACAATCAGCAAAAAAGTCAAGATGAAGATAATAAACGAATTGATCATGAGCTAGTCACTGATGCTGCAAATTGGTTGAGAAAGGCGCTTGACCTTACCATATTTGGGTTTGATGTTGTG ATCCAGGAAGGCACTGGTGACCATGTCATCGTTGATGTAAATTACCTTCCATCATTTAAGGAAGTTCCGGATGAGGTTGCAATTCCCACATTCTGGGAAGCCATAAAGGAAAAGCTGACTGGAAAAAAGAGCACAGAAGCAGCAATACTGTTGTAA